ATGCTAAGCGGAGCAACATTAACATTTATGCGTCTAATTTCACCGCGGTTACTTTTTACTTCATAAATAGTTTTTACTGCTTTTAATACATATTCAAAACCCTCACTGGGAGACGACTCGCCTGCAACCAGTAATACCCGTTTATGACCTTGATTTATTAACACACGAACTTCAGCGGCAATTTCTTCTTGCGTTAATGCACGACGCATCAACTCGCGATTGCTAGCGCGAAAAGCACAGTAAGTGCACTCATTGCCACAAAGATTAGAGATGTAAAGTGGAGCAAATAATACTAATCGCGGGCCGTAAATCTCAGTTTTAACGCGTTTTGCGGTATTAAAAAGTTCTGAGATTAATTCGCGATCGCAAAGCTGTGATAATATGGCTACCTCATTAGCGTTTATCCCTTTAAGTTCTATAGCTTTCGCAAAAATTTCGCGTACTTGTGATGATGATGGGGCGGGTTTATTAGTAAGTGCCTCCTCAATTTTTCTTTCATCAATAAATGGTGTATCTACTTCATGATTCATCTATTAATTCTCCACTAACGCTACTCAAACTAAGATGTTCGTAGCGCCCTATAGCGCTATTTATCAATTCCTGCATTATCACTTAGTGATAAATTAATATAATATAAACATTCACAATACGATGGCGCTAGCTTTGTATGGGAATTATTTAACAATTACGCGATAGTTTAGATTAATATTTGATAATCTAATGCTCACTTTGCTGATGAATACTCAGTAGTAACTGTGAGCGTTGCACCCAAGGCATAAATTGCGGATATTCTGAGCCAATTTCTAAGACTTTATGCAAATCAATCAAACCTGCTTCAATATTGCCGGATAAAATATTTGATTCACCGCGATAAACATAGCTAACCACATCAGTCTCATCATTGGCGATAGCCATGTCATAGGCAGCAATAGCCTCAACATAGTCTTTCATTTGTTGGTTTACCGCACCAAGCGCACGCCAATAATGTGGGGTATAAGGTGCATAAGCTGTCAAACCGGTAAAAATATCTTTGGCGGCATCATATTTGCCGTAAGTGAAAAAGTTATAACCAAGGGCATAAATAGTCTCCATTTCATCATCGCTTATGCCCTCAAGCTCTTGCAGGGTGATCAACCCATTCATAAACCCATGAATCATAAATTCGAGATATTGGGCGGCAGTATTCTCGATTTCGATATATTGGCTCATAGGCAGAATATAAACGAGGTTGACGAATGTGCCAAGTGGGGGCAATCGATAAATAAACCCTAATGAGGGCTTTTCATGTTGTAAGCGTCACCATAAATACCTTGGTTATTCTATAAATTGTGATGATATTTGCCCATTATTGTAAATAAATACTTCGGCATTAACTTTGTCGCCATGTAATAACCATCCACCACTGTTCACGCATTTAAGTTCGCTGCCCGTAATATGATTAGCCAAAAGAGTAGGGTTGGACCATGGAATGGGAGCATGCGTATGACCAAAAACCAGAGTATTGGGGATTGGTATTTTATTGTCACAATATAAAGGCAAGCTGTTGATATGGTTAAGTTGTTGTATAGAGGAGAGAAAAAATTTACCAATCCGCTTTTGTACATCTTTTTGGGCAAGAAAATTATTTATTGTTTTAGGGTTTTCAATTTTAGCGATTTTTTTTAAGAACCAATTTTTAGTAAATTTAAACAAAATTTTCAGTATAATTGCCGCTATTAAACCGAAATTTAATATATCAATTAAAACACCAGGTAGGCGCTTATAATATTTGCGAACCCGTTTTAAGTCTTTAGTGCTTTTAGCATTTTCTATTTCTTGTTGCACGGTTTGAAAGATGTAGGTTAGCGGGCCAGCTTGACCAACTCCCGAGCACATAAATTGATTGATAGAAAAATTCATTGCCATCATTGAATCAAGAGGCGCAAATAGACCATATTGGGGATCACAAACTACATTGGTTGGGGTTTTAACTATACTGGCATTATTAAGATCATCTTGAGTTAAAGCTATTGCTAACTCGCCTTCAATAGCCCAGGTGATTTGAAAATAATCTCCATGAGTAAACAAAATGCAGTCACCATTTTTTGTAACTAAGTAGAAGTTAGGATTAGCCACAAAAAATCTGGGCCGATCTTGATTGAAGGTTGGCTTAAAATCATCGTTTATCGGTGAAGAGAAAAACAGGCGGTCGAGAAATATACCATCACGGTTTTCACGAGATTTTTCGTAAACTACATCGATTAGTTCATCATGCGCTGAAATTAACCAAAGGTCTTTAGTTTTTGAATTAGGTCGTTCATCAATTATTGCTGCAACTGAATGTCTGAGTGGCTGTGGGGGTAAACACTTGCGTATTCGTTTTACAATACAAATTTCATATTGTAACAAGTGCCACATATCTCGGTCATGATTGCCGGCGAGGTAAATAATATCTGCTGCCAATTTATCTTTTACAATAGCAGCGAAAAATACCTTTGCGGCATTATAGGCAGTCTCATAATGTTGTATGGCAAAGTCGAAAATATCCCCCAATAAAACTAAGTAATCATTTGCAGCAGTTGCAGTATCGCTAATTTGCACTCCCG
The Deltaproteobacteria bacterium DNA segment above includes these coding regions:
- a CDS encoding metallophosphoesterase, with the translated sequence MRIVCISDLHLGDPRCGIVKRDPASGEFVLSDKYIKLRDACLAGVQISDTATAANDYLVLLGDIFDFAIQHYETAYNAAKVFFAAIVKDKLAADIIYLAGNHDRDMWHLLQYEICIVKRIRKCLPPQPLRHSVAAIIDERPNSKTKDLWLISAHDELIDVVYEKSRENRDGIFLDRLFFSSPINDDFKPTFNQDRPRFFVANPNFYLVTKNGDCILFTHGDYFQITWAIEGELAIALTQDDLNNASIVKTPTNVVCDPQYGLFAPLDSMMAMNFSINQFMCSGVGQAGPLTYIFQTVQQEIENAKSTKDLKRVRKYYKRLPGVLIDILNFGLIAAIILKILFKFTKNWFLKKIAKIENPKTINNFLAQKDVQKRIGKFFLSSIQQLNHINSLPLYCDNKIPIPNTLVFGHTHAPIPWSNPTLLANHITGSELKCVNSGGWLLHGDKVNAEVFIYNNGQISSQFIE
- a CDS encoding tetratricopeptide repeat protein, coding for MSQYIEIENTAAQYLEFMIHGFMNGLITLQELEGISDDEMETIYALGYNFFTYGKYDAAKDIFTGLTAYAPYTPHYWRALGAVNQQMKDYVEAIAAYDMAIANDETDVVSYVYRGESNILSGNIEAGLIDLHKVLEIGSEYPQFMPWVQRSQLLLSIHQQSEH